From a single Lolium rigidum isolate FL_2022 chromosome 7, APGP_CSIRO_Lrig_0.1, whole genome shotgun sequence genomic region:
- the LOC124674419 gene encoding kinesin-like protein KIN-7F: MGAIGGDEMAQWDKVDGGEVANGGAGGLEKILVSVRLRPLSEKEIARGDLSEWECINDTTVIARSAFPDRPSAPTAYSFDRVFHSDCDTKEVYEEGAKEVALSVVSGINSSIFAYGQTSSGKTYTMTGITECTVSDIYDYIGKHEERAFVLKFSALEIYNEVVRDLLSSENTSLRLWDDAEKGTYVENLKEVILRDWNHLKELISMCEAQRRTGETYLNENSSRSHQILKLTIESSAREFLGKDKSTTLAASVNFVDLAGSERASQALSAGARLKEGCHINRSLLTLGTVIRKLSKVRNGHIPYRDSKLTRILQPSLGGNARTAIICTMSPARSYMEQSRNTLLFASCAKEVVTNAQVNVVMSDKALVKHLQRELARLESELRSPAASYSSLEALVKEKDSHIRKMEKEIKELKAQRDLAQSRLQDLLQVVGDNHVSKRPLASGRNFTFDVPQPCEDQKSTSESSEVVDTVQNFRFQGRRAAQRELKPQQSENDGMYAPPSSYSVSSPPFSGMPPTSIRDDVSHVSNEDSDDVCKEVRCIETNETEGKDGLDSSAIGSNSLQDSHVGTSMHENDDSRHHDVSPVTLEQHLETVRKPFANLVQDLGSSTRNPSSSKGIGRSKSCRSLMGSTMFQDLEKDDCTPPSRRFMDFPGRPEGCQTRGSALNFDAESETLSRAGSMLSEITTTRGAPKANGSVAGDTEFTGIGEFVAELKEMAQYQKQLGGQYANGEVAEGTIRSVGMDPIMDGLQSPSRWPLEFEKKQQEIIDLWHACYASLVHRTYFFLLFKGDPADSIYMEVEIRRLSFLKDTYSNGGMENKVVAGSLSTSLVSSAKKLQREREMLCRQMQKRLSLVERESMYSKWGVSLSSKRRRLQVARRLWTETKNLEHVRESASLVARLIGLLEPGKALREMFGLSFAPQQSTRRSSNSWRYGRSSLD, from the exons ATGGGGGCCATTGGAGGCGATGAGATGGCGCAGTGGGATAAGGTGGATGGAGGTGAAGTGGCCAATGGTGGTGCGGGGGGGTTGGAGAAGATACTGGTTTCGGTGAGGCTGAGGCCGCTCAGCGAGAAGGAGATTGCCCGCGGGGACCTGTCGGAGTGGGAGTGCATCAACGATACTACTGTCATTGCCCGGAGTGCCTTCCCGGACCGGCCATCGGCTCCGACTGCATACTCGTTCG ACAGGGTATTCCATTCTGACTGTGATACTAAAGAAGTGTATGAGGAAGGGGCCAAGGAGGTTGCGCTCTCTGTAGTTAGTGGCATTAACT CAAGTATTTTTGCATATGGCCAAACAAGTAGTGGAAAGACATACACCATGACTGGAATAACGGAATGTACAGTATCAGATATTTATGATTACATTGGCAAG CATGAGGAGAGAGCATTTGTGTTGAAATTCTCAGCATTAGAAATATATAACGAAGTTGTGAGGGATCTTCTTAGTTCAGAAAACACTTCTCTTAGACTGTGGGATGACGCAGAG AAGGGTACTTATGTAGAGAACCTTAAAGAGGTGATACTGAGGGACTGGAACCACCTCAAGGAACTTATTTCTATGTGTGAAG CTCAAAGGAGAACGGGAGAGACATACTTGAATGAAAACAGCTCCAGATCGCATCAAATACTTAAATTG ACTATTGAAAGTTCTGCTCGTGAATTCTTGGGTAAAGACAAGTCAACGACACTTGCAGCCAGTGTG AACTTCGTTGATTTGGCAGGAAGTGAACGTGCATCTCAGGCACTATCAGCTGGTGCTAGGCTGAAAGAAGGTTGTCATATTAATAGAAGTTTACTTACTCTAGGAACTGTCATTCGGAAATTAAG CAAGGTAAGAAATGGGCACATACCATATCGAGATTCGAAGCTCACGCGTATATTACAACCTTCTCTTGGTGGTAATGCAAGAACTGCAATTATTTGTACAATGAGCCCAGCCCGAAGTTATATGGAGCAATCAAGAAATACCTTGCTATTCGCAAGCTGTGCAAAGGAAGTAGTTACAAATGCACAGGTTAATGTAGTCATGTCTGATAAAGCTCTAGTGAAGCATTTACAAAGAGAACTTGCTAGGCTGGAAAGTGAATTGCGATCTCCAGCAGCTTCCTATTCCAGTCTTGAAGCATTGGTGAAGGAAAAGGATAGCCACATCCGGAAG ATGGAGAAAGAAATAAAGGAATTGAAGGCGCAGCGTGATCTGGCGCAATCTAGGCTGCAGGATTTGCTCCAGGTTGTTGGAGATAACCATGTTTCAAAGCGCCCCCTG GCTTCTGGGAGGAACTTTACTTTCGATGTGCCTCAACCATGTGAAGATCAGAAATCAACATCTGAATCGTCAGAAGTAGTTGATACTGTCCAAAATTTTAGGTTCCAAGGACGCCGTGCAGCACAAAGGGAACTTAAGCCTCAGCAGTCCGAAAATGATGGGATGTATGCTCCGCCATCTAGCTATTCAGTCAGCAGTCCTCCGTTCAGTGGAATGCCCCCAACCAGCATCAGAGATGATGTTTCTCATGTCTCAAATGAGGATTcagatgatgtttgcaaagaagtACGGTGTATAGAGACCAATGAAACAGAAGGAAAAGATGGTTTGGACTCATCAGCTATCGGGAGCAATAGTTTGCAAGATTCGCATGTGGGTACTAGTATGCATGAAAATGATGATTCTAGACACCATGATGTATCTCCTGTTACCCTGGAGCAACATTTAGAGACTGTCAGAAAACCTTTTGCCAACCTTGTTCAAGATCTAGGATCTTCAACACGAAATCCATCCAGCTCTAAAGGAATTGGTAGAAGCAAGAGCTGTAGGTCTCTGATGGGTTCTACTATGTTTCAAGATTTGGAGAAGGATGATTGCACACCACCAAGCAGAAGATTCATGGACTTTCCCGGGAGACCTGAAGGGTGTCAAACAAGGGGCTCTGCACTGAACTTTGACGCAGAGAGTGAAACTCTGTCACGGGCAGGGTCAATGCTTTCTGAAATTACAACTACGAGGGGAGCACCCAAGGCAAACGGTTCTGTTGCTGGTGACACAGAATTTACTGGCATAGGTGAATTTGTTGCTGAATTGAAAGAAATGGCTCAATATCAGAAGCAACTTGGTGGTCAG TACGCCAATGGAGAAGTAGCAGAAGGAACCATCAGGAGCGTCGGAATGGATCCGATTATGGATGGCTTGCAATCACCTTCAAGATGGCCACTGGAATTCGAGAAGAAACAACAAGAGATTATTGACCTTTGGCATGCTTGCTACGCGTCACTGGTGCACAGAACTTACTTTTTCTTGCTATTCAAAGGAGACCCAGCTGACTCCATTTACATGGAGGTGGAGATTAGGAGGCTGTCTTTTCTTAAAGATACATATTCCAATGGTGGCATGGAGAACAAAGTCGTAGCTGGTAGCTTGAGTACATCTTTGGTTTCGAG TGCCAAGAAGTTGCAACGTGAGAGGGAGATGCTCTGCAGGCAGATGCAAAAGCGGCTCTCGCTTGTGGAAAGAGAGAGCATGTACAGCAAGTGGGGAGTTTCACTGTCCTCCAAGAGGAGAAGGCTTCAGGTCGCTCGTCGACTTTGGACCGAAACCAAGAACCTTGAGCATGTCAGGGAGAGCGCGTCCCTCGTTGcccgactgatcggactcctgGAGCCAGGAAAGGCGCTGAGGGAGATGTTTGGACTGAGCTTCGCGCCGCAGCAGTCCACTCGACGGTCCAGTAATAGCTGGAGATATGGCCGTTCTTCTCTGGACTGA